In a single window of the Deinococcota bacterium genome:
- the lysW gene encoding lysine biosynthesis protein LysW has translation MCPECSAEIEQNSLELGEIIVCDECGSELEVVAVDPLRVDLAPEEDEDWGE, from the coding sequence ATGTGTCCAGAATGTAGTGCGGAAATCGAACAGAACAGCCTCGAGCTCGGTGAGATAATCGTCTGCGACGAGTGCGGCTCGGAGCTCGAGGTCGTCGCCGTTGACCCCCTGCGCGTGGACTTGGCGCCCGAAGAGGACGAGGACTGGGGCGAGTGA
- a CDS encoding DinB family protein encodes MDGAVPYTTVDAFLDHWDGVRWVTLELLRVFDDADLSYRLVPQWRTVGELFHHIGGHQFYGCRGILLGRWDSLLGEADEDWGAHKSAHVHSVERLHAWLTEVQGLVREWAGQASENALSDFRPDNPWFEGMRGWLQLNHAYQDELHHRGQLYAIARVLNKIPPAVNAEEYPEFWNRKKWS; translated from the coding sequence GTGGACGGAGCTGTTCCCTACACCACGGTAGACGCTTTTCTGGATCACTGGGACGGGGTGCGCTGGGTCACGCTCGAGCTCTTGCGCGTCTTCGACGATGCCGACCTCTCCTATCGGCTCGTGCCTCAGTGGCGCACGGTAGGCGAACTCTTCCACCACATCGGCGGCCATCAGTTCTACGGCTGCCGGGGGATTCTTCTGGGGCGCTGGGACTCCTTACTCGGCGAAGCGGATGAAGATTGGGGGGCGCACAAGTCTGCTCATGTTCACTCGGTCGAGAGGTTGCACGCTTGGCTCACGGAAGTCCAGGGGCTCGTTCGCGAATGGGCCGGACAAGCCAGTGAAAACGCCCTGAGCGATTTCCGCCCCGATAATCCCTGGTTCGAGGGCATGCGCGGCTGGCTCCAGCTCAACCACGCCTATCAGGACGAGTTGCACCACCGCGGTCAGCTCTATGCGATTGCTCGAGTGCTGAACAAGATTCCACCCGCCGTCAATGCCGAGGAGTATCCGGAATTTTGGAACCGGAAGAAGTGGAGCTAA